A section of the Microbacterium sp. MM2322 genome encodes:
- the atpD gene encoding F0F1 ATP synthase subunit beta, producing the protein MSLTAEKTETPVVGRVARVTGPVVDIEFPHDSIPEIYNALKTTITIDGESTEITLEVAQHLGDDLVRAISLKPTDGMVRGQEVRNTGGPITVPVGDVTKGKVFNVTGDVLNAAPGETIEITERWGIHRQAPNFDQLESKTEMFETGIKSIDLLTPYVQGGKIGLFGGAGVGKTVLIQEMIQRVAQDHGGVSVFAGVGERTREGNDLIAEMEEAGVFDKTALVFGQMDEPPGTRLRVALSALTMAEYFRDVQKQDVLLFIDNIFRFTQAGSEVSTLLGRMPSAVGYQPNLADEMGVLQERITSTRGHSITSLQAIYVPADDYTDPAPATTFAHLDATTELSREIASKGLYPAIDPLTSTSRILDPRYIGEDHYRVATSVKQILQKNKELQEIIAILGVDELSEEDKIVVSRARRIQQFLSQNTYMAKKFTGVEGSTVPIKETIESFDAIVKGDFDHVAEQAFFNVGGIGDVEEKWAQIQKENG; encoded by the coding sequence ATGAGCCTCACCGCTGAGAAGACGGAGACCCCCGTCGTCGGTCGCGTCGCGCGCGTCACCGGCCCGGTCGTCGACATCGAGTTCCCGCACGACTCGATCCCCGAGATCTACAACGCCCTCAAGACCACGATCACGATCGACGGCGAGTCGACGGAGATCACGCTCGAGGTCGCACAGCACCTCGGCGACGACCTCGTCCGCGCCATCTCGCTGAAGCCCACCGACGGCATGGTCCGGGGCCAGGAAGTGCGCAACACCGGCGGCCCCATCACGGTCCCCGTCGGCGACGTCACCAAGGGCAAGGTCTTCAACGTCACGGGTGACGTCCTGAACGCCGCTCCGGGCGAGACCATCGAGATCACCGAGCGCTGGGGCATCCACCGCCAGGCGCCGAACTTCGATCAGCTCGAGTCCAAGACCGAGATGTTCGAGACCGGCATCAAGAGCATCGACCTCCTCACCCCGTACGTCCAGGGTGGAAAGATCGGCCTCTTCGGTGGTGCCGGTGTCGGCAAGACCGTCCTCATCCAGGAGATGATCCAGCGCGTCGCGCAGGACCACGGTGGTGTGTCGGTGTTCGCCGGTGTCGGTGAGCGTACCCGTGAGGGCAACGACCTCATCGCCGAGATGGAAGAGGCGGGGGTCTTCGACAAGACCGCCCTCGTTTTCGGCCAGATGGACGAGCCGCCCGGGACGCGCCTCCGTGTCGCCCTGTCGGCGCTGACGATGGCGGAGTACTTCCGCGACGTCCAGAAGCAGGACGTGCTCCTCTTCATCGACAACATCTTCCGCTTCACGCAGGCCGGTTCCGAGGTCTCCACGCTGCTGGGCCGCATGCCCTCCGCCGTCGGTTACCAGCCGAACCTCGCCGACGAGATGGGTGTGCTCCAGGAGCGCATCACCTCGACCCGCGGTCACTCGATCACCTCGCTGCAGGCGATCTACGTCCCCGCCGACGATTACACCGACCCGGCTCCGGCGACCACGTTCGCCCACCTGGACGCGACGACCGAGCTCTCGCGCGAGATCGCATCGAAGGGTCTCTACCCCGCGATCGACCCGCTCACCTCGACGAGCCGCATCCTGGACCCGCGCTACATCGGTGAGGACCACTACCGCGTGGCCACCTCGGTGAAGCAGATCCTGCAGAAGAATAAGGAACTGCAGGAGATCATCGCGATCCTCGGTGTCGACGAGCTCTCCGAAGAGGACAAGATCGTCGTGTCGCGTGCACGCCGCATCCAGCAGTTCCTCTCGCAGAACACCTACATGGCGAAGAAGTTCACCGGCGTCGAGGGCTCCACGGTCCCGATCAAGGAGACCATCGAGTCGTTCGACGCGATCGTCAAGGGTGACTTCGACCACGTCGCCGAGCAGGCGTTCTTCAACGTCGGTGGCATCGGCGACGTCGAAGAGAAGTGGGCTCAGATCCAGAAGGAGAACGGCTGA
- a CDS encoding F0F1 ATP synthase subunit gamma, which yields MGAQLRVYKQKISSAQTTKKITKAMELIAASRIQKAMARVRASSPFARAVTRAVSAVSTHSNVQHPLTTEREEIRRSAVVVFGSDRGLAGAFNSQVIREAMQLGELLRSQGVEPVFYLIGRKPVGFFQFRRIATAGEWIGDTDTPQFATAEEIAKALIEAYELGGGDGGVDEINLVYNRFVSMMTQTPETVRLLPLEVVEAEDTASSQVYPLYEFEPDAETVLDALLPVYVQSRVFNALLQSSAAKQAATQKAMKSASDNADKLITDYTRLRNNARQAEITQQIAEIVGGADALASSK from the coding sequence ATGGGCGCACAACTCAGGGTCTACAAGCAGAAGATCTCTTCTGCTCAGACGACCAAGAAGATCACGAAGGCGATGGAACTCATCGCGGCTTCGCGCATTCAGAAGGCCATGGCACGCGTTCGCGCGTCCAGCCCCTTCGCGCGGGCCGTGACGCGCGCCGTCTCCGCCGTGTCGACGCACTCGAACGTCCAGCACCCGCTGACGACGGAGCGCGAGGAGATCCGCCGGTCCGCCGTCGTCGTCTTCGGTTCCGACCGAGGCCTCGCCGGCGCGTTCAACTCGCAGGTCATCCGCGAAGCGATGCAGCTCGGTGAGCTGCTGCGCAGCCAGGGCGTCGAGCCGGTGTTCTACCTCATCGGTCGCAAGCCGGTCGGGTTCTTCCAGTTCCGTCGGATCGCGACGGCGGGGGAGTGGATCGGTGACACCGACACCCCGCAGTTCGCCACGGCCGAGGAGATCGCGAAGGCACTCATCGAGGCGTACGAGCTCGGTGGTGGCGACGGTGGCGTGGACGAGATCAACCTCGTCTACAACCGTTTCGTCAGCATGATGACGCAGACGCCGGAGACGGTCCGTCTGCTGCCGCTCGAGGTCGTCGAAGCGGAGGACACGGCATCCAGCCAGGTCTACCCGCTCTACGAATTCGAACCGGATGCCGAGACGGTGCTCGACGCGCTTCTGCCGGTGTACGTGCAGAGCCGCGTGTTCAACGCGTTGCTGCAGTCGTCCGCCGCGAAGCAGGCCGCCACGCAGAAGGCGATGAAGTCCGCAAGCGACAACGCCGACAAGCTCATCACCGACTACACCCGCCTGCGCAACAACGCGCGTCAGGCAGAGATCACGCAGCAGATCGCCGAGATCGTCGGCGGCGCCGACGCCCTGGCGTCGAGCAAATAG
- the atpA gene encoding F0F1 ATP synthase subunit alpha — protein sequence MAELSISPDVIRDALKDFVAAYEPTGAAATEVGTVVDAADGIAHVEGLPGVMANELVRFANGVEGLAQNLDEHEIGVVVLGDFSGVEAGQKVTRTGEVLSVGVGEGYLGRVVDPLGNPIDGLGEIATTGRRALELQAPGVMQRKSVHEPMQTGIKAIDAMIPVGRGQRQLIIGDRQTGKTAIAIDTIINQKANWESGDVTKQVRCIYVAIGQKGSTIASVKGALEDAGAMEYTTIVAAPASDPAGFKYLAPYTGSAIGQHWMYEGKHVLIIFDDLSKQAEAYRAVSLLLRRPPGREAYPGDVFYLHSRLLERCAKLSDELGAGSMTGLPIIETKANDVSAYIPTNVISITDGQIFLQSDLFNANQRPAVDVGISVSRVGGDAQVKSIKKVSGTLKLELAQYRSLEAFAMFASDLDAASRRQLARGARLTELLKQPQYSPYPVEEQVVSIWAGTNGKLDTIEVEDVLRFERELLDHLKRNTSILDTLRDSNVLDDATAGELEKAVDAFVLEFQGGKGHALGAPGNESVAAAEVDDVNQEKIVKGRRG from the coding sequence ATGGCAGAACTGTCCATCAGCCCCGACGTCATCCGTGACGCGCTGAAAGACTTCGTCGCCGCCTACGAGCCCACCGGGGCCGCGGCGACCGAGGTCGGCACCGTCGTCGACGCCGCGGACGGCATCGCCCACGTCGAGGGTCTGCCCGGCGTGATGGCGAACGAGCTCGTGCGTTTCGCGAACGGTGTCGAGGGTCTCGCGCAGAACCTCGACGAGCACGAGATCGGTGTCGTCGTCCTCGGCGACTTCTCCGGCGTCGAAGCCGGTCAGAAGGTCACTCGCACCGGTGAGGTCCTCTCGGTCGGTGTCGGAGAGGGCTACCTCGGCCGTGTCGTCGACCCGCTCGGCAACCCGATCGACGGTCTCGGCGAGATCGCCACGACCGGTCGTCGCGCTCTCGAGCTGCAGGCCCCCGGCGTCATGCAGCGCAAGTCGGTCCACGAGCCGATGCAGACCGGCATCAAGGCCATCGACGCCATGATCCCCGTCGGCCGCGGCCAGCGTCAGCTGATCATCGGTGACCGCCAGACGGGCAAGACGGCGATCGCGATCGACACGATCATCAACCAGAAGGCCAACTGGGAGTCCGGTGACGTCACGAAGCAGGTCCGCTGCATCTACGTCGCCATCGGCCAGAAGGGCTCGACCATCGCTTCGGTGAAGGGCGCGCTCGAGGACGCCGGTGCCATGGAGTACACGACGATCGTCGCGGCCCCGGCATCCGACCCCGCCGGCTTCAAGTACCTCGCGCCGTACACCGGCTCGGCCATCGGCCAGCACTGGATGTACGAGGGCAAGCACGTCCTGATCATCTTCGACGACCTGTCGAAGCAGGCCGAGGCCTACCGCGCCGTGTCCCTGCTCCTGCGCCGCCCGCCGGGCCGCGAGGCGTACCCCGGTGACGTCTTCTACCTGCACTCGCGTCTGCTGGAGCGTTGCGCCAAGCTCTCCGACGAGCTCGGTGCCGGCTCGATGACCGGTCTTCCGATCATCGAGACGAAGGCCAACGACGTCTCGGCCTACATCCCGACCAACGTGATCTCGATCACGGACGGCCAGATCTTCCTGCAGTCCGACCTCTTCAACGCCAACCAGCGTCCCGCGGTCGACGTGGGTATCTCGGTCTCGCGTGTCGGTGGTGACGCTCAGGTGAAGTCGATCAAGAAGGTCTCGGGAACGCTCAAGCTCGAGCTCGCCCAGTACCGCTCGCTCGAGGCGTTCGCGATGTTCGCGTCCGACCTCGACGCCGCGTCGCGTCGTCAGCTGGCTCGTGGTGCGCGTCTGACCGAGCTGCTCAAGCAGCCGCAGTATTCGCCGTACCCCGTCGAGGAGCAGGTCGTCTCGATCTGGGCCGGAACGAACGGCAAGCTCGACACCATCGAGGTGGAGGATGTCCTCCGCTTCGAGCGCGAGCTGCTCGACCACCTCAAGCGGAACACGTCGATCCTCGACACCCTGCGCGACTCCAACGTTCTCGACGACGCCACCGCCGGAGAGCTCGAGAAGGCGGTCGACGCCTTCGTCCTCGAGTTCCAGGGCGGCAAGGGCCACGCGCTCGGCGCACCGGGCAACGAGTCGGTCGCCGCTGCGGAGGTCGATGACGTGAACCAGGAGAAGATCGTCAAGGGCCGCCGCGGCTGA
- a CDS encoding F0F1 ATP synthase subunit delta: MGSATTQALAATTSALTAAPSVDLDVARELFAAVRVLAGSSQLSGALSDASVPAEPRRNVVSSVFGGYSAATVSVLDAAVSERWSSAGDLISGIEEAGIRAAAIAAPQVDLEAELFSVARTIAANPELELALGSRLGDSAAKGALIEKLLGGRASESTVIVVSSLVQVPRERRVRSMLSRALRVVADQRGRAAATVFAASSLTADQTSRLQSTLAVRYGTDISLNVVIDPTVVGGIRIEIGDDVIDATVSSRLSDLRHRLAG; the protein is encoded by the coding sequence ATGGGTAGCGCGACCACTCAGGCTCTCGCGGCGACGACGTCGGCCCTCACGGCCGCGCCGAGCGTCGACCTCGATGTCGCCCGCGAGCTCTTCGCCGCGGTCCGCGTCTTGGCCGGCTCGTCGCAGCTGAGCGGCGCGCTCTCCGACGCGTCGGTGCCCGCCGAACCTCGACGGAACGTGGTGTCGAGTGTCTTCGGCGGGTACTCGGCAGCGACTGTGTCGGTTCTCGACGCGGCCGTCTCGGAGCGGTGGTCCTCCGCGGGGGATCTGATCTCGGGCATCGAAGAGGCCGGCATCCGTGCCGCCGCGATCGCTGCACCGCAGGTCGACCTCGAGGCGGAGCTCTTCTCCGTCGCTCGGACGATCGCCGCGAACCCCGAGCTGGAGCTCGCCCTCGGCAGTCGCCTGGGCGACTCCGCCGCCAAGGGGGCGCTCATCGAAAAGCTGCTGGGCGGACGCGCATCCGAGTCGACGGTCATCGTCGTCTCGTCGCTCGTTCAGGTCCCGCGTGAGCGGCGCGTGCGCTCGATGCTCAGCCGTGCGCTGCGTGTCGTCGCCGACCAGCGCGGACGCGCGGCAGCAACGGTGTTCGCCGCGTCTTCGCTGACCGCCGACCAGACCTCGCGTCTGCAGAGCACGCTCGCGGTGCGCTACGGCACCGACATCTCGCTGAACGTCGTCATCGACCCCACGGTCGTGGGCGGTATCCGCATCGAGATCGGCGACGACGTGATCGACGCCACCGTCTCGTCCCGGTTGAGCGACCTCCGCCACCGCCTGGCGGGCTGA
- a CDS encoding F0F1 ATP synthase subunit B, with translation MLNALVIAAEEGESYNPLFPAIYDIVWSAVCFVVILFVFWRVALPKMQVLLDQRAAAIEGNIAKADEAQRQAEAALEEYTAQLAEARKEAGEIRETAREDGKKIVAEAKDNASAEAARLTSAAHHQIEAERQTALVSLRSEVGTLALDLAGGVIGETLSDDAKAKAVVDRFLADLESSEKAAK, from the coding sequence ATGCTGAACGCTCTTGTCATTGCTGCCGAAGAAGGCGAGTCGTACAACCCGCTGTTCCCGGCGATCTACGACATCGTCTGGTCTGCGGTCTGTTTCGTCGTGATCCTCTTCGTCTTCTGGCGGGTCGCCCTGCCCAAGATGCAGGTTTTGCTCGACCAGCGCGCTGCTGCCATCGAGGGCAACATCGCGAAGGCCGACGAGGCCCAGCGCCAGGCCGAGGCTGCTCTCGAGGAGTACACGGCTCAGCTGGCCGAGGCTCGCAAGGAAGCCGGCGAGATCCGTGAGACCGCCCGCGAGGACGGCAAGAAGATCGTCGCTGAGGCGAAGGACAACGCGTCGGCCGAGGCCGCGCGTCTGACCTCCGCCGCGCACCACCAGATCGAGGCCGAGCGTCAGACCGCGCTGGTGTCGCTGCGCAGCGAGGTGGGCACGCTTGCCCTCGACCTCGCCGGCGGCGTCATCGGCGAGACGCTGTCCGACGACGCCAAGGCCAAGGCCGTGGTCGACCGCTTCCTGGCTGACCTCGAGTCTTCCGAGAAGGCGGCGAAGTAA
- the atpE gene encoding F0F1 ATP synthase subunit C — protein sequence MDATTVLAALHGNIATVGYGLAAIGPAIGVGIVVGKTIEGVARQPELAGRLQVLMFIGIAFTEALAFIGIATYFIFTNVTP from the coding sequence GTGGACGCAACTACGGTTCTCGCCGCCCTGCACGGCAACATCGCCACCGTCGGCTACGGTCTTGCCGCCATCGGTCCCGCCATCGGCGTGGGCATCGTCGTCGGAAAGACGATCGAGGGCGTCGCCCGTCAGCCCGAGCTGGCCGGTCGTCTTCAGGTCCTGATGTTCATCGGTATCGCCTTCACGGAGGCGCTCGCGTTCATCGGCATCGCGACGTACTTCATCTTCACGAACGTCACTCCGTAA
- the atpB gene encoding F0F1 ATP synthase subunit A, whose protein sequence is MFTQAATLIATAAEKAPEEFHGPSISEFFPETIFQIGFLEVNRIHLIQFLSTIVIVLIFWLGTRRMTVVPGRFQSVVEMGLDFVRVNIAEDLLGKKDGRRFLPILTTIFFMVLFMNITGVIPGLNIAGTSIVAVPLLLALVAYVTFIYAGLKASPGNFFRNSLMPPGLPWFLYILIIPLEFLSTFIIRPVTLTLRLLMNMIVGHLMLVLFFAATQFFLFTLGGWFSALAAGTLAFGFAFTLFEIFVAFLQAYVFAILTAVYIQLAVAEEH, encoded by the coding sequence CTGTTTACTCAAGCTGCGACCCTGATCGCTACTGCCGCCGAAAAAGCCCCTGAAGAGTTCCACGGGCCGTCCATCTCGGAGTTCTTCCCGGAGACGATCTTCCAGATCGGTTTCCTCGAGGTCAACCGGATCCACCTGATCCAGTTCCTCTCGACGATCGTGATCGTCCTCATCTTCTGGCTCGGCACCCGCCGCATGACGGTCGTGCCCGGCCGCTTCCAGAGCGTCGTCGAGATGGGCCTGGACTTCGTCCGCGTCAACATCGCCGAAGACCTGCTCGGCAAGAAGGACGGCCGCCGGTTCCTGCCGATCCTCACCACGATCTTCTTCATGGTGCTGTTCATGAACATCACGGGTGTCATCCCGGGTCTGAACATCGCCGGCACGTCGATCGTCGCCGTCCCGCTGCTTCTCGCGTTGGTGGCATACGTGACGTTCATCTACGCAGGCCTCAAGGCGAGCCCCGGGAACTTCTTCCGCAACTCGCTCATGCCTCCCGGGCTGCCGTGGTTCCTCTACATCCTGATCATCCCGCTCGAGTTCCTCTCGACCTTCATCATCCGGCCCGTCACTCTGACGCTCCGACTGCTGATGAACATGATCGTCGGGCACCTCATGCTGGTCCTGTTCTTCGCAGCGACGCAGTTCTTCCTCTTCACCCTGGGCGGCTGGTTCTCGGCGCTCGCGGCCGGAACGCTCGCCTTCGGGTTCGCCTTCACGCTGTTCGAGATCTTCGTCGCCTTCCTCCAGGCATACGTCTTCGCCATCCTCACCGCGGTCTACATCCAGCTCGCGGTGGCAGAAGAGCACTAA
- a CDS encoding MraY family glycosyltransferase, translated as MRDYLFAFVITGGLTFVFSWVVWRVAMKFGLHPAIRERDVHKNPTPRLGGVAMFIGMLGFFVLSSQLPAFAIVWQEPSMVWSLLGAAALMVVVGVADDLWDLDWMIKLGAQFVAAWIVVFLGGIQIFYLPFGQQVVVSSWVSISLSILLIVIVMNAVNFIDGLDGLVAGVCLIANAVFFAYSAMLVRDFDNSEQSNTGVFIAIVLLGMCAGFLPFNWNPARMFMGDAGALLLGLMMASSAIVVTGNLPPNLLSDNDLFGRSQLLGAFIPVILPVVIVLLPLVDFGLAIVRRMAQGKSPFSPDRKHLHHRMLDMGHTDRNAVFVFYAWTAVVSLSVLLMYIGTTKGWPGRYWPGVVFLVVGCIACVVVTLPPARRIRRVAPDRKVLS; from the coding sequence GTGAGGGACTACCTGTTCGCGTTCGTCATCACCGGCGGCCTCACCTTCGTCTTCTCGTGGGTCGTGTGGCGCGTGGCGATGAAGTTCGGGCTCCACCCGGCCATCCGCGAGCGGGACGTCCACAAGAACCCGACGCCGCGCCTCGGCGGTGTGGCGATGTTCATCGGGATGCTGGGCTTCTTCGTCCTGTCCTCCCAGCTGCCCGCGTTCGCGATCGTGTGGCAGGAGCCCTCGATGGTGTGGTCGCTCCTCGGCGCTGCCGCACTCATGGTCGTGGTGGGCGTCGCCGACGACCTGTGGGACCTCGACTGGATGATCAAGCTCGGCGCCCAGTTCGTCGCCGCCTGGATCGTCGTGTTCCTTGGCGGCATCCAGATCTTCTATCTGCCCTTCGGGCAGCAGGTCGTCGTCTCGAGCTGGGTCAGCATCAGCCTGTCGATCCTGCTGATCGTCATCGTCATGAACGCCGTCAACTTCATCGACGGGCTCGACGGTCTCGTGGCCGGCGTCTGCCTCATCGCCAACGCTGTCTTCTTCGCATACTCGGCGATGCTCGTGCGCGATTTCGACAACAGCGAGCAGAGCAACACCGGCGTCTTCATCGCGATCGTGCTGCTCGGGATGTGCGCCGGCTTCCTGCCCTTCAACTGGAACCCCGCACGGATGTTCATGGGGGATGCCGGTGCGCTCCTGCTCGGACTGATGATGGCGTCGTCCGCGATCGTCGTGACGGGAAACCTGCCGCCGAACCTGCTCAGCGACAACGACCTTTTCGGTCGGTCGCAGCTGCTCGGTGCCTTCATCCCGGTGATCCTCCCGGTCGTCATCGTCCTGCTCCCGCTCGTCGACTTCGGGCTTGCCATCGTCCGTCGTATGGCGCAGGGGAAGTCGCCGTTCTCTCCCGACCGCAAGCACCTGCACCACCGGATGCTCGATATGGGGCACACCGACCGCAACGCCGTCTTCGTCTTCTACGCGTGGACCGCCGTCGTCTCCCTCTCCGTGCTCCTCATGTACATCGGCACGACGAAAGGCTGGCCGGGGCGTTACTGGCCCGGCGTCGTCTTCCTCGTCGTCGGGTGCATCGCCTGTGTCGTCGTCACCCTGCCCCCCGCGCGCCGCATCCGGCGGGTCGCGCCCGACCGGAAGGTCCTCTCATGA
- a CDS encoding L-threonylcarbamoyladenylate synthase, whose translation MSPVLDCRDADQLLPALRQARQAIGRGELIVMPTDTVYGVAADAFNASAVARLLAAKGRGRQSPPPVLVSGPDTMRALVAEVPEAVDRLVERFWPGGLTIVLPAQPSLRWDLGETRGTVAVRMPNDKFALELLEDTGPLAVSSANLTGKPAALEIEAAIQMLQDSVSVYLDGGLVDTGVASTIIDATGLVGRESRPVTVLREGAISRSDLREVLGDLLEPDPVDPDEADAA comes from the coding sequence ATGTCTCCCGTCCTCGACTGCCGTGACGCCGATCAGTTGCTGCCCGCTCTCCGCCAGGCTCGCCAGGCGATCGGCCGCGGTGAACTCATCGTGATGCCGACCGACACCGTCTACGGCGTCGCCGCCGACGCCTTCAACGCGTCCGCCGTCGCCCGTCTGCTCGCTGCAAAGGGCCGCGGACGGCAGTCTCCGCCGCCGGTGCTCGTCTCGGGACCCGACACGATGCGTGCCCTCGTGGCAGAGGTGCCCGAGGCGGTCGATCGCCTCGTCGAGCGTTTCTGGCCCGGGGGGCTGACGATCGTCCTTCCGGCCCAGCCGTCGCTCCGGTGGGATCTCGGAGAGACGCGCGGCACCGTCGCGGTCCGCATGCCGAACGACAAGTTCGCACTGGAACTGCTCGAGGACACCGGTCCGCTCGCGGTGTCGAGCGCGAATCTGACGGGCAAGCCCGCCGCACTCGAGATCGAGGCGGCGATCCAGATGCTGCAAGACAGCGTCTCCGTCTACCTCGACGGCGGCCTCGTCGACACGGGCGTCGCGTCCACGATCATCGACGCGACGGGTCTCGTCGGCCGCGAGAGCCGTCCCGTGACCGTGCTCCGCGAGGGGGCCATCTCGCGCAGCGACCTCCGGGAGGTGCTGGGCGACCTCCTCGAGCCCGACCCGGTCGACCCCGACGAAGCCGACGCCGCGTGA
- the prmC gene encoding peptide chain release factor N(5)-glutamine methyltransferase, translating to MSTSRISDAPAGSDLAPLVRSAAERLAAAGVPSADVDAELLAAHVLGIGRGELAAAMIRGARMPEPEATRFAQVIERRASREPLQHLTGRAPFRHLELRVGPGVFVPRPETEMVAQLAIDALREAPGPDPVAVDLGTGSGALALALATEVPHARVHAAENSVDAFIWAKENFADHAPHARLAFIDLADAFPELDGTVSVVVSNPPYVPDDAIPRDPEVRFWDPPAALYGGADGLDVVRVLSGVALRLLHPGGTLVIEHGEWQGAGIRDLLTADGWRGTATHPDLTLRDRATTALRP from the coding sequence ATGTCGACTTCACGGATCTCCGACGCGCCCGCGGGCAGCGACCTCGCCCCGCTCGTGCGGAGCGCAGCCGAGCGTCTCGCCGCCGCCGGCGTCCCGTCCGCCGACGTCGATGCGGAGCTCCTCGCCGCCCACGTTCTCGGCATCGGCCGCGGCGAGCTCGCCGCAGCGATGATCCGGGGCGCCCGGATGCCGGAGCCCGAGGCGACCCGGTTCGCGCAGGTCATCGAGCGGCGCGCCTCCCGCGAGCCGCTGCAGCACCTCACGGGCAGGGCGCCGTTCCGCCACCTCGAGCTGCGGGTGGGTCCCGGCGTGTTCGTTCCTCGCCCCGAAACGGAGATGGTGGCGCAGCTCGCCATCGACGCGCTCCGCGAAGCTCCGGGGCCCGACCCGGTCGCCGTCGACCTCGGCACGGGCAGCGGAGCGCTCGCGCTCGCGCTCGCGACCGAAGTGCCCCACGCGCGGGTGCACGCGGCGGAGAACTCCGTCGACGCGTTCATCTGGGCGAAGGAGAACTTCGCGGACCACGCTCCCCACGCCCGTCTCGCGTTCATCGACCTGGCCGACGCGTTCCCCGAGCTCGACGGCACCGTCTCGGTCGTCGTCTCCAACCCGCCCTACGTGCCCGACGACGCCATCCCGCGTGACCCCGAGGTGCGCTTCTGGGATCCGCCCGCCGCTCTTTATGGCGGGGCCGACGGCCTGGATGTCGTCCGGGTCCTCTCCGGCGTCGCACTCCGCCTGCTCCACCCCGGGGGCACGCTCGTCATCGAGCACGGCGAGTGGCAGGGTGCCGGCATCCGCGATCTGCTGACGGCCGACGGCTGGCGCGGAACCGCGACGCATCCCGATCTCACTCTGCGCGACCGCGCCACCACCGCCCTTCGTCCTTGA
- the cysK gene encoding cysteine synthase A: MTGIHSDITSAFGNTPLVRLNRVSEGLPGTILAKLEFYNPASSVKDRLGIAIVDAAEASGELKPGGTIVEGTSGNTGIALAMVGAARGYKVILTMPSSMSTERRMLLRAYGAELVLTDPSLGMKGAVGEAERIAAETPGAVLAKQFANQANVEIHRKTTAEEILRDTDGAVDYFVAGIGTGGTITGVGQVLKERVPSAKVVAVEPKDSPLLTEGKPGPHKIQGIGPNFIPPILDQGVIDEVQDVTFDDAIAIAKKVATTEGILVGISSGAAIWAALQVAARPEAEGKNIVVIIPSFGERYLSTALFEEFRD; encoded by the coding sequence ATGACCGGCATCCACTCCGACATCACCAGCGCATTCGGCAACACCCCCCTCGTCCGATTGAACCGCGTGTCGGAGGGCCTGCCCGGGACGATCCTGGCGAAGCTCGAGTTCTACAACCCGGCATCCTCCGTGAAGGACCGCCTCGGCATCGCGATCGTCGATGCCGCAGAGGCCTCGGGCGAGCTCAAGCCCGGCGGCACGATCGTCGAGGGCACGAGCGGCAACACCGGCATCGCCCTCGCCATGGTGGGCGCGGCCCGCGGCTACAAGGTCATCCTGACGATGCCGTCGTCGATGTCCACGGAGCGACGGATGCTGCTGCGCGCCTACGGCGCCGAGCTCGTGCTGACCGACCCCTCCCTCGGAATGAAGGGCGCCGTCGGCGAGGCCGAGCGCATCGCCGCCGAGACCCCCGGCGCCGTCCTCGCGAAGCAGTTCGCCAACCAGGCCAACGTCGAGATCCACCGGAAGACCACCGCCGAGGAGATCCTCCGCGACACCGACGGCGCGGTCGACTACTTCGTCGCCGGGATCGGCACCGGCGGCACCATCACGGGTGTCGGCCAGGTCCTCAAGGAGCGCGTGCCGTCCGCGAAGGTCGTCGCCGTCGAGCCCAAGGACTCGCCCCTTCTGACCGAGGGCAAGCCCGGCCCCCACAAGATCCAGGGCATCGGACCCAACTTCATCCCCCCGATCCTCGATCAGGGCGTGATCGACGAGGTCCAGGACGTCACGTTCGACGACGCCATCGCGATCGCGAAGAAGGTCGCGACGACCGAGGGCATCCTCGTCGGCATCTCGTCGGGTGCCGCGATCTGGGCTGCGCTCCAGGTCGCCGCCCGCCCCGAGGCCGAGGGCAAGAACATCGTCGTCATCATCCCGTCGTTCGGCGAGCGCTACCTCTCGACGGCGCTCTTCGAGGAGTTCCGCGACTGA